The Phormidium yuhuli AB48 DNA window TTGGCCCAAGCCTTACTCGCTTCAATTTGGGCCCCCGCTTGACTCGGGCCAAACACGGGGACCCCGCGCTCTTGTAAATAATCGCTAATCCCCATCGCCAAGGGCATCTCCGGCCCCACCACCACAAAGGGACAGCCCTGCACCTGAGCAAAGCGAGCAATGCCTTCAAAATCTGTCACTGACATGGCAAGGTTAAAGCAGTTGGGGAGGGTTGCCGTTCCCCCATTCCCCGGCACGCAAAAGACCTTATTGACTCTCGGGGACTGAAGCAATTTCCAGGCGATCGCGTGTTCCCGCCCACCGTTACCAATGACTAATACGTTCACTCAAACCTCCTAACATCCGATTCACCCCAGGGGGCGATCGGTCAATCATGCCAAGCCTGATTCTACACCCACGGCCGCACCTAGAGACCATTTTCCCAGGGACTGTCTTGGGTCAGAGGCACAAATTTGGGTAGAATTGTCGAGTTTGAACAGAATCGATTTCTAAAACAATGTCTAAAATGCAGTCGATTAACGCTAGGTTTGGCATAGGCTCGCGTTCTCGTTCCCTTTTCGTCAGTTTATTGGCTGGGATGATGCTTTTCCTGGCCAGTTGTGGGAACGCCCCTCCAGCTGAGCCCCCGACCTATACCCCCGACGTAGTGCAACGGCTAGAGTCCTACGCCGGCGATATCCAGGGGATGCGCGATCGCATGGGCGAACTCGAACAGCTCATCCAAGAGCGAGACTGGGTCTATGTGGATAACTTCATCCATGGTCCCCTAGGAACCCTGCGGCAAGACATGACCCTGTTTAACCGTAATCTTCTCCCTCAAGATCAGCCCCCCGGTCGCGAGTTAGCCCGGGAGGTGTTCCGTCATCTCGAAGCCATTAGTCTTGCGGCTGAAAATTCCGATTACGCCACCGCCACGAAAAATTACCGCGAAGCCCTCACGGACTTAGATGCGTTCCTAGACCTGCTTCCCAAGTCGAGCGGGAGTTAAACCGACTTCAGTTTTTTGTCCGTAAACCCCGTTCCTGGGGGCGAACTGAGCCAGCTCGCCCCCATTTTTTCAAGGACAGAAGCGGCGGGCCTACAGGGTAGCCAATACCTCACGAGCCGCCGCCAGAGTGCGCTCAATGTCCTCATCCGTATGAGCCAAGGAAGTAAAGCCCGCCTCAAACTGGGATGGGGCTAAATAAATGCCTCGTTCTAACATCCCCCGATGGAAGTTGCCGAACTTGGTCGCATCGGAGAGCTTGGCATCATCATAGTTATGCACCGGTCCCTCACAGAAGAACATCCCGAACATGGCACTAAGGGAACCACCACAGACCGTATGCCCGGCTTCCTGGGCCGCATTGAGTAACCCTTCCGAGAGTCGTTGGGTTTTCTCATGTAGTTGTTCATAGACCCCAGATTTTTGCAGTAATTCCAGGGTTTTAATGCCCGCCGTCATGGCCAAAGGATTGCCCGAGAGGGTTCCGGCTTGATACATCGGACCCGCCGGAGCCACCATAGACATGATATCGGCACGACCGCCATAGGCACCCACCGGTAGGCCACCACCAATGATTTTACCCAGGGTGGTTAGGTCAGGAGTGACCCCAAAGCGTTCTTGAGCGCCTCCATAGGCAATGCGGAAACCAGTCATCACTTCATCAAAGACCAGTAAGGCCCCATGGTCTTGGGTGAGTTCCCGCAGGCCTTCCAGGAACCCCGCATCAGGAAGAATAAAGCCAGAGTTGCCCACCACCGGTTCTAGGATGACCCCGGCGATTTCCTCGGGATTATTTTTAAAGAGTTCCTTCACTGCTTCCAGGTCGTTATAGGGAGCAGTTAGGGTGGCGCTGGTGGCCGCTTTCGGGACGCCGGGGGAGTCAGGAAGCCCCAGGGTGGCGACCCCAGACCCAGCTTGAACCAAGAAACTATCGGCATGACCGTGATAGCAGCCTTGGAATTTGATAATTTTCTCCCGGCCCGTGAAGGCCCGCATTAGGCGCAGTACGCCCATGCAGGCTTCGGTTCCTGAGTTGACGAAGCGGACCATTTCGATGCAGGGAACCGCATCGATGACCATTTCCGCCAGGACGTTCTCTAGGTAGCAAGGGGCGCCGAAGCTGGTTCCTTTTTCCAGGGCCTCCCGCAAAGCGCCAATGACTTCTGGGTTAGCATGGCCACAGATGGCAGGTCCCCAGGTCCCAACATAGTCAATGTACTGGTTGCCATCGACGTCCCAGACATAGGCGCCCTGGACTCGGTCAAAGACGATGGGTTGACCGCCAACGGATTTAAAAGCTCGCACCGGCGAACTCACGCCACCTGGCATAAGTTTTTGGGCAGCGGCAAAGATTTCTTCCGACTTGGTTGTTTGTAGTGTCGTATAAACCAAAGCAGGCTCCTTAATTGATGTCTAACGGCTTAACGTCAAGGTCGCGCAGGATAATATCTGCGATAAAATTGCATTTTGAGAAAACTCGAAACTTCTATCTTAACGGACAACGGCTCGAATCTCACGGGGGAGTGGCCGATGAGGGGGCCAACTTCAGTTCAGTGCCTCAGGAAACTGGACAGATGGGGTGCGGCTTGGGGGTTGAGCGAGCCCGCTCTCGTGAGTTTGGCCTGACAATGGCATAATCGGGGATGATTAACGACGCTTCGAGTTTGAAAACGTGCGAGTTCTACTGACGATTCCTCATTATTTTAATCCCCAAGGTTCTAAGGCTCATGGATCGTTGCAGTCAAATCCTCAACCTCGGATTGAGGCACTGACGGCTTGTCTGCGATCGCTCTATGAAACCTTTGGCACACGTCAGAGTTATTATGCCCATGATGTCGACGAGTCTCGGGTTAAACGCAAACCCGCCAATACCAGCACCCAAGTTGAGCTGGACATCGTGATTTGTACCACGGTAGAGTTCCATCTGTTAGATCAACTCCCCTTCCCGTCGGACTTGTTTCGCCAGGAGTCCTTTATCCTAGAAGATCCCCAATGGTTAGGACTCGGCTGCCATTTAACCCTACAACGTCAGTTGGGGTCCTATGATTATTACGGCTATCTTGAGGATGATTTAATTCTGAGAGATGGATACTTTTTTCAAAAACTCAGTTGGTTTAATCAGCAGGTCGGAGACTCTCTCGTTTTGCAACCGAATCGCTTTGAAGTCTCTCAGCAAGGGAGTCCTGAAAAAGTTTACGTCGATGCAGATTTTGAAAGCATCTCCCAGCTATTTGCTGGCTGTCCTCACGATTTCAGTGACCAACAACAGCTAATCGCCCAGTTCTTAGGCCAGCGCTTGCAGTTTAACCGAGCCAGAAACCCCCACTCCGGTTGCTTTTTTCTCAGTGCTCGTCAACTGGACTATTGGACTCAACAGCCCCATTTTATGAATTTTTCTCGACGTTTTATTAGTGGTTTGGAAACTTGTGCAACCCTGGGATTGATGGAAACCTTTTCTGTCTATCAGCCAGCGTTTGAAAATGCCAATTTCCTGGAAGTTCAGCATTGGGGCGACGCGCTCACCCGAAGCTGGCAGGAGGATGACAGTTTCAGCTACAGGAGCCGCTGTTATGCGCCAAGACCCGCTAACCCCAAGGCTCTAAGTTGGTCTCCAGACCTCTGATCGGTTTAGAATTGACTCAATAATGGGGGTGGTGGGACTTGAACCCACACGACTGTCACCAGTCAACGGATTTTAAGTCCGTAGCGTCTACCATTCCGCCACACCCCCAGGATGTCGATTTGGCTTAGTTAGTTTAAGCGCATTCCTTCAATGTAGCTGAGATGGCTTTTTTTGGCAAGCCCTGGGCGGAAATTGCTCGAAAACCGGTAGAATAGCAGCCAGTTTAGTGGCAACCGTCCATCATGCAATCCATCGACTGGCTGATTGTTCTGAGTTATTTAGTCATCACCATGGGCCTAGGGATTTATCTGTCCCGCAAGGCTTCGAGTAGTTTGGAAGACTTTTTTGTTTCAGGGCGATCGCTCCCCTGGTGGTTGGTGGGGGTGAGTATGGCGGCCACAACCTTCTCAATTGATACCCCCCTACTCATTACTGGCATTGTCGGTAATCAGGGCATTGCCGGAAACTGGCTTTGGTGGAGTTTTGGTATTTCCCATCTGCTAACGATTTATCTGTTTGCGAAGATGTGGCGGCGATCGGAGGTGATCACCGATGCGGAACTGACGGAGATTCGCTATGGGGGTAAGATGGCGGCGGTTCTGCGGGGGGTAAAAGCCTTTATCTTTGCCGTTCCCATGAACTGCATCGGCATCGGCTACGCCATGCTGGGAATGGTGAAGGTGGTGGATGCGTTGCAAATTTGGGAAACCTTGGGGATTGAGGCCGGAGATACCCAGTTAAAAATCTGGAGTGTGGTGGGGGTTAGTCTTTTTGTCCTTGTTTACTCTGGCTTGGCGGGATTGTGGGGAGTTGTGGCTACGGACTTCTTCCAGTTTATTTTGGCGTTGTTGGGGGCCTTATTGGTGGCAGGAATTGCCCTCGATCGCATTGGTGGGATGGAAACCCTCATCAGCCGTATCCCTGAAGTCACCGATATTAACACCCTCGCCATTCTCCCCTTTGATATTGGCGGCGAAGGAGGGGTAATTAGCTTTGGAGAAGCCGCTGGAATTACCGCCAGTGCCTTTTTTGCCAATATCTTTATTCAATGGTGGGCCTGGCGACGTAGTGATGGTGGTGGGGAGTTTGTGCAGCGGTTTGCAGCGGCGAAAACCGAGGCGGAGGCGGAAAAAGCGGCCTGGACATTTAATATCATGCACTATGTGGTCCGGACTTGGCCCTGGATCATCGTGGCCCTGGTGGCGTTGGTGGTCTTTCCGGATTTGGAGGATAAGGAACTGGGCTATCCCATGTTGATGTTGGAGTTCTTGGGGCCGGGATTGTTAGGGTTAGTGGTGGCCTCGTTGGTGGCGGCGTTTATGAGTACCGTCTCAACCTCGATTAATTGGGGGGCTTCTTTTATCACTAATGACCTCTATCGCCGCTTTGTTAATAGCGAGGCCACGCAAACCCAGTTAGTCCTCGTGGGGCGGTTGTCCTCGGTATTGGTGACTGGGTTAGGGGCGATCGCCGCCTTCCTGGCCAATGATATCAGTCAGGTGTTTGAGTTGATTATCGCCATCGGTACAGGGTCAGGGTTAGTGTTAATGCTGCGCTGGTTCTGGTGGCGAGTCAATGCAGCGGCAGAACTGACAGCGATTGTGGCCAGTTTTATTGTGGGGAGTTTAGCTACCCTAGCGGTGGGTTGGCAGGTTCCGGCGGGGAGTTGGCAAGAAACTTGGGTGGTGAATCCTATGTCTGACTATGGGATTCGGGTGATGACGATTACGGTAATTGTCTGTAGTCTCTGGATTGTGGTGATGTTCTTAACTCCCCCAGAGTCCGAGGCCACCCTGGATGAGTTTTATCGCCGGACTCGTCCGGGGGGGTTAGGTTGGGGACGACAACAGGCCAACACGGGCCTACTACCCGCCCAGAATTTGACCTTAGATTTAAAACGGTCCGTTGCGGCGAATCTCTTGTTATTTGGGATGTTACTCGGTTGCGGTGGCTTTCTCTTATTGCGATCGCTCTTCGGCTGGTTCTGGCTGATTGTGGCAGTGATTGGTGGTATGTGGCTACGTCAACTCAATAAACATAAGGCGATCGCCATTCCCCGCCCAGGAACTGAGGAGTAGGGAACAGGGAACAGGGAACAGGGAACCACGTAGGGGCAATCCCTTGTGGTTGCCCGAGGACACAAAGAAGAACACAGCGATGGATTCCCCCCTATCACCCCTTGCCTCTTGCCTCTTGCCTCTTGCCTCTTCCCCCCTCCTCTTCCTCTGTGTCCTCTGTGCCTCTGTGGTAACCCTCTTGCCTCTTGCCTCTTGCCTCTTGCCTTCTTCTAAACCTGAAACCGATCGCCCAAATAATACTGACGTACCAGGGGATTATCGTAGAGTTCCCCTGGACTTCCTGAGGCGAGGATTTCCCCTTCGCGCATAATGTAGGCGCGATCGGTAATTTCTAGGGTTTCTCGGACATTGTGGTCGGTAATGAGGATGCCGATATTGCGATCGCGCAACCGGGCAATCACCTGTTGAATATCATTAACGGCAATGGGGTCGATGCCAGCAAAGGGTTCATCAAGGAGTAAGAACATCGGTTCCCCATAGCCGGTGGAGAGCGATCGGGCAATTTCCGTGCGTCGTCGCTCCCCCCCCGAAACCTGTCGGCCCAGGGTGGAGGCGACTTTCCCTAAACTGAACTCCTCTAGCAGCGTGTCTAGCCGTTTACGCCACTCGCGACGGGGAACCCCAGTCTGTTCAAACACCAACAAGAGATTATCCTGCACGGTGAGATTGCGAAAAATACTCGCTTCCTGGGCCAAATAGCCCACCCCCATCTTGGCTCGCTCGTGCATGGGCAACACGGTAATATCCCGTTGATCCAGCCAAACCCGGCCGCGATCGGGTTTGACTAATCCCGTCACCATATAAAAGGTGGTGGTTTTTCCCGCACCATTGGGCCCTAAAAGTCCCACCACCTCCCCTTGACTCACCGACAAGTTGACGCGGCTGACAATTGACCGTTTCTGATAGGACTTATGGATGTTCTCAAGGACAATTTTCATGGAGGAGGGATAGGAACAAGGACTCTAGCGAATCGCCGGGGGTGCGGGAGCGGAGGGCCGTTGACCGTTGCCATTCTCGGGAATCATATAAATGGCTTCCACCTGACGTTCTGGGAGGGGTTGGGCCACAAATAAGCCTTCATCGATTAAATAGGTCACCACCTCACCGCGAATGCTGTTCCCCTCCTGGAGGACAAAGACGTTCCCCGTCAGCACCAGCCGTTGTTCATTACTAAAAAACTGAGCCTGATTTGAGGTGGCCTGGAGATTGCGGGAGGGGAAGTTGACCTGAACATTACCTCGGGCCGTGACAATTCCCGTGCGTGCGTCGGCTTCCTGTTGGTCAGCGCGAACGGTGAGGGGTGAGCCACCATTGCCTTGAGAGTAGGTCGGGGGGGCGATCGTCCCCGAGAGAGCGATGGGGAGCGATAAGGCCAGCGCCAAGCGCCATTTCGCCAATGTTGGGATGTTCATAATTAATTAGGTCACAAAGGCTGAATCGATGAGCCAATCCGAAGTTAAGCGGGTAAGCCAACCGGAACAGGTCTGAGGTGGCTGTAGTTTATCTTAGCAATGGCTGTTCTCCCTAAACGATGCCATAGGACAGTCTTCCACCTGAGTGATGGTGTTTCCGGTGTAAGCGCGAAATGGTCTCAATCGCAGCCACTCCCGTCACTGGCTGTAATTTTGTCACAAGGGAGCCGGAGGTAACTCCTGAAACCCTTGAAATCTCGTATCCCAAGCCTCGCAACTGTCACATTGCCTAGAAGACACTCCGCAAAGTCAACTGTTTTCGACCCTAGAGCCAGAGTCCCCAGCACACAATGAACTCATACCAAACAAACGACCTCGCTCTAAGGACTCTGCCGCCATGAAAACCGCACTTCGCCTCGCTGCTCTCTCGACCCTCGCTGTCTCCAGCTTTGGAACCAGCTTTGCTCCTCAAGCCGCTCAAGCCGCTACCTTCGGAGAACGAGCTGTTGCTCAAGATAACTTCGTGGCTGTTGCGGCACCTGTGGGTAACACCGGACGTCATCAACTGCTCGTCATTGAACAACAATCCAATCGCCGCGATTGCTGGTCGGAAAATGGCTCCATTGTCAATCCCCTGTTAGCTAACTTCGACTTCAGCGGTATCTGCGGACGGTATACTGACAGTAATGGTTACTCTATTCGCACCGGTGGACAAGACTTAGGGGTTCAATACAATCTACGCACGGTTCGCCAAGGAGCTGATTTAGTCCTACAAGGAGTTCCCTTCCTCCCCAACCGACCCACCATTGAACTCGGACGCGCTCCCTACGCCAACGACTTTGTTCGCATTGACCTCAATGAGGGTTGGGAGTTCAGCAAACGCACCTACCAAGGACGCACCCTGGGTCATGTGTATCTCTCGAACTCCCAAAGTCTGAGTGCCTTGACTCAAAACTCCAACACTAGCGCCAGCCGTCCTTCGACCCCGACACCTCCTCAGCAACCTCAAGAAAAACAACCCGCTCCCCAACCTGCTCCCCAACCCTCTCAACCGAGTCAAGAGCAACCTGTGCGGGATGAGCTGGCCTTCAGCAGCAGCCAGCAAGAGCGCATTAGTCAAATCCGTCAGTCCTATCTCGCGGAAAATGCCCGCCTCGAAGCTCAACTGAATCAGGCGCGTCAGGAGTTGCAAGAGATGATGATTGGTGATGCCTCCGCTCGTCAAGTGCGTCGCCAACGTAACCAAGTTGAAGGTCTGCGCCAACGGATGAGTGACAATCGTTTCTCCAGCATGATGGCGGTTCGTGATGTGATGTCCGTTGAACAACGCACAGCGTTTGCTCAGTCCATGGATTTGGATAATGCGGATATGAATGCGGTGCTAACTGCACTAACTCGTTAATTTGTCAAGTGATGTTTTGTTGCAAAATTGCTTAAGTTTCTGCCCCGGTTGGTTCCATAAACCGGGGCGTTTACGTTTAATTCCAACAGGGTTCAACAATTAGAATCGTGATATCCCGTGCCACCACTTGAACTCGGGTTCCGGGTTCGAGAATTAAATCCCGATGCTGACATTGCGCCTTCCACCAGGTGGCGCGGTAGTATACCCGTCCTGGAGAATGGTAGGCAATCCGTTTCGAGACGGTAGCTTCCCCGAGTTGTCCCAACATGGGGTCATAGGGGAGTTGAGGAAGCTCAGGGGTAGATGCACTCAGGCGTTGACGAAGGCGAAACATCGGGAGTCCTCCAAGTGAATTTGCTCTTTGATTACACCCTGGTTTTTGGGAAATTTATGCAGCGTGATGGTCGAGACGTCAGACGTTAGCCAGTTCAGGGAATTGGGCAAATTTTGTAATTCGCAGCAAATCCCAGGTGAATGACCTGAATCTCGCTAAAATAGATGCCAGCCCTTACTGATCTATCTCTGATTGAGTGCAATTTTTACGGGTTTCTTTCTTCTCTGTGTCCTCTGTGACTCTGTGGTTCCCCCCACTGCCTACGGCCGTCTTCTCCTATGTCCACCTCTCTCCCCTGTCATTTCTTAGTTGGTATCCCCGCGAGCGGTAAAAGCCACTTCGCGGAGGGATTTGTTAAACGAGATCCTAACTATGTGGTCGTGTCTACCGATGCGGTGCGGGAAAAACTCTATGGGGATGCGGCCATTCAGGGAAATTGGCTTGAGATTGAGGCGGAAGTTTTGGCTCAGATGCAAGGGGCGATCGCCCAAGAGCGGCCTATCATCTATGATGCCACCAATGTCCGCCGGGCCTGGCGCTTAGACTTCTTACAATCGCTACAGGCGCTGAGTGAGCCGCCCCTGACTTGGATCGCGTGGGTGATGGAGGTTCCGGTGGAAGTCTGTAAACAGCGTAATCGCGATCGCCCCCGAGTCGTTCCGAACTATGTGATTGATCGCATGGCGGATAGTCTAGCGCAAACTCCGGTGACCACTGCGGAAGGATTTCTAGATGTGCGATCGCTCCCCCGAACGGCTCAAGGAGATATTGACTTTTCCGAAGTATTCCGGCAAATTGACCGCCTCTCCCTGCGTCTTGTCCGTCGCCGGAACCGCAACGCTCAGGTGGTGTGGCATCCCTACGGGTCTCTAGTAGCCTTTGAACGGCTGATGTTCCTCATCGCCTATCTTCTCAAGCAGGGGGCCAGCTCCCATTATCCCAGTCTCAAGGAAATTGTGCGGAATTTGGGCCGAGAGCGGGGCCGAGTCTATGCCGATGAAGGGGCCCTAGCCGCAGATCTCTATTGGCTGCGTTCTCAGAAATTTTTTGCCCCCCACGCCGACAGACCACTTGAGATTGAAACCGCCGAACCCCGGGAGCCTCAAGATTTGATTCGTTGTCATCGCTATAGCGATCGCCAATGCTTTCTGCGGCTACTCGAAACCATCCGCGCCATTTTACAACATCCCTTTGAAAATCAGCCAGATTTAACCGTTCAGGAGAGTTTGGTGACTGTTATCAATCGCCATCAAACCCTCACCGATGGGGTGACCTTGCGTAAAGACATCGAACTGGCCCTATACCCCTATGGAATTCTCGATCGCCAACAAAACTATCGCTCCGGCTATTATCTCGGCACCTCCATTTTCTCCCTGGAGGATTTAACCTGGCTCCATCAACAGTTACAGGGACAGGCTGAACTCATCAGTCGTCCTGAAGACCGGGAGCAGTATTATCGAATTTTGCAGCAAATCGAGCGTCTACACCCCGACGCCTTGCAGTCAGACTATCCCATTTGGCGCTTTGGCAATCCCTCAATTATCCAAGTCGATGGCTTAGTCAATATCTCCCTGGCGCGGCGACGGGGACGGATTGAACAAGCCATTCGTGATCGCGAACTCCTCTCACTTCAGAAGTTAGCGGGAGCCGGAGAGTTTCCCGGAGACCCCGTTGCCTTAGAAGCCTATCCCCTGCAACTGATTTTTCATCAAATTGCCTGGTATGTCGGTTGGGAGTCAAAAGCTGATGGCTTGTTGAGTTTTGAGCGTTTGGATCGATGGTACTTACGAGTTGAACGGACCCAACTGTATCGCGATCGCTCCAGTCACAAAAAAGCCCTGAAACGGCTGCAACAGCTCCATGAAGCTAGTGTAGGGGTATTTCTCGGCCGCAATGTTGAAGAACAACATCAATACCTAAGTCGAGGGCCCAAACAGCGAGCAGCCACGGTACTCGTGGAATTATGGTGCAATGATGCCAGTTTTCGTTTCATCCGGGAAGGAACCCAGCGATTTCCCCTCAAACAAATGAGGATGTCCGATCCTGACGGCCAGGGCGATCGCCGTCGTCTAACCCGATTATTTTCCGCCAAGGGAACGGACAACCCCGAATATCCCCACCGCTTTCAAGTCCACCTCCCCTGTTGGTCTATTGATGATATTGAACTGCGACGTTGGATTTTGGGATTTGGTGGTCAGGTGCGGGTTATCAGTCCTCCCCGCCTACAACAGATGATTCAAGAGATGGCCAAGGCGATCGTGGTCACCTATGAGTCAGACGAACCTTAGGGATTCTCACCCCCAAATAGGAACCAATTGCCTCCACTGGCCACCCTCAGCCGTAATAATCCCCGCCCAAAAACCCCCAAACCCCTAAAAATCCGTTCCCCCAGTTGTCAACTGTCACAAGGGCAACCGGACAGTTCTCGAAGTCAACTCTGCGCCTCCCAAGTCATCGTCAGCTCCCCCCACAATGAAGTCATAACAAACAAACACCAACCTAATCCCAGGACAACTCCCATGAAAACTGCACTTCGTCTCGCCACTCTCTCCACCCTCGCTCTCACCACCTTTGGCGCAACCTTCACCCCTCAACCAACCCAAGCCGCCCTTTTCGGGGAACAGGCTGTTGAACAACAAAACTTCATCGCTATTGCAGCACCCGTGGGAAACACAGGACGCCATCAACTACTCGTGATTGAACAACAGTCCAATCGCCGGGATTGCTGGGCTGAAAATGGCTCCAGAGTAGAACCCCTCCTCTTAAACTTTGACTTTACAGGAATTTGTGGACGCTTCACCGATAGCAATGG harbors:
- the psbQ gene encoding photosystem II protein PsbQ, with amino-acid sequence MQSINARFGIGSRSRSLFVSLLAGMMLFLASCGNAPPAEPPTYTPDVVQRLESYAGDIQGMRDRMGELEQLIQERDWVYVDNFIHGPLGTLRQDMTLFNRNLLPQDQPPGRELAREVFRHLEAISLAAENSDYATATKNYREALTDLDAFLDLLPKSSGS
- the hemL gene encoding glutamate-1-semialdehyde 2,1-aminomutase; translated protein: MVYTTLQTTKSEEIFAAAQKLMPGGVSSPVRAFKSVGGQPIVFDRVQGAYVWDVDGNQYIDYVGTWGPAICGHANPEVIGALREALEKGTSFGAPCYLENVLAEMVIDAVPCIEMVRFVNSGTEACMGVLRLMRAFTGREKIIKFQGCYHGHADSFLVQAGSGVATLGLPDSPGVPKAATSATLTAPYNDLEAVKELFKNNPEEIAGVILEPVVGNSGFILPDAGFLEGLRELTQDHGALLVFDEVMTGFRIAYGGAQERFGVTPDLTTLGKIIGGGLPVGAYGGRADIMSMVAPAGPMYQAGTLSGNPLAMTAGIKTLELLQKSGVYEQLHEKTQRLSEGLLNAAQEAGHTVCGGSLSAMFGMFFCEGPVHNYDDAKLSDATKFGNFHRGMLERGIYLAPSQFEAGFTSLAHTDEDIERTLAAAREVLATL
- a CDS encoding calcium-binding protein, whose protein sequence is MRVLLTIPHYFNPQGSKAHGSLQSNPQPRIEALTACLRSLYETFGTRQSYYAHDVDESRVKRKPANTSTQVELDIVICTTVEFHLLDQLPFPSDLFRQESFILEDPQWLGLGCHLTLQRQLGSYDYYGYLEDDLILRDGYFFQKLSWFNQQVGDSLVLQPNRFEVSQQGSPEKVYVDADFESISQLFAGCPHDFSDQQQLIAQFLGQRLQFNRARNPHSGCFFLSARQLDYWTQQPHFMNFSRRFISGLETCATLGLMETFSVYQPAFENANFLEVQHWGDALTRSWQEDDSFSYRSRCYAPRPANPKALSWSPDL
- a CDS encoding sodium:solute symporter family protein: MQSIDWLIVLSYLVITMGLGIYLSRKASSSLEDFFVSGRSLPWWLVGVSMAATTFSIDTPLLITGIVGNQGIAGNWLWWSFGISHLLTIYLFAKMWRRSEVITDAELTEIRYGGKMAAVLRGVKAFIFAVPMNCIGIGYAMLGMVKVVDALQIWETLGIEAGDTQLKIWSVVGVSLFVLVYSGLAGLWGVVATDFFQFILALLGALLVAGIALDRIGGMETLISRIPEVTDINTLAILPFDIGGEGGVISFGEAAGITASAFFANIFIQWWAWRRSDGGGEFVQRFAAAKTEAEAEKAAWTFNIMHYVVRTWPWIIVALVALVVFPDLEDKELGYPMLMLEFLGPGLLGLVVASLVAAFMSTVSTSINWGASFITNDLYRRFVNSEATQTQLVLVGRLSSVLVTGLGAIAAFLANDISQVFELIIAIGTGSGLVLMLRWFWWRVNAAAELTAIVASFIVGSLATLAVGWQVPAGSWQETWVVNPMSDYGIRVMTITVIVCSLWIVVMFLTPPESEATLDEFYRRTRPGGLGWGRQQANTGLLPAQNLTLDLKRSVAANLLLFGMLLGCGGFLLLRSLFGWFWLIVAVIGGMWLRQLNKHKAIAIPRPGTEE
- the lptB gene encoding LPS export ABC transporter ATP-binding protein, which codes for MKIVLENIHKSYQKRSIVSRVNLSVSQGEVVGLLGPNGAGKTTTFYMVTGLVKPDRGRVWLDQRDITVLPMHERAKMGVGYLAQEASIFRNLTVQDNLLLVFEQTGVPRREWRKRLDTLLEEFSLGKVASTLGRQVSGGERRRTEIARSLSTGYGEPMFLLLDEPFAGIDPIAVNDIQQVIARLRDRNIGILITDHNVRETLEITDRAYIMREGEILASGSPGELYDNPLVRQYYLGDRFQV
- a CDS encoding LptA/OstA family protein — encoded protein: MNIPTLAKWRLALALSLPIALSGTIAPPTYSQGNGGSPLTVRADQQEADARTGIVTARGNVQVNFPSRNLQATSNQAQFFSNEQRLVLTGNVFVLQEGNSIRGEVVTYLIDEGLFVAQPLPERQVEAIYMIPENGNGQRPSAPAPPAIR
- a CDS encoding DUF3747 domain-containing protein; its protein translation is MKTALRLAALSTLAVSSFGTSFAPQAAQAATFGERAVAQDNFVAVAAPVGNTGRHQLLVIEQQSNRRDCWSENGSIVNPLLANFDFSGICGRYTDSNGYSIRTGGQDLGVQYNLRTVRQGADLVLQGVPFLPNRPTIELGRAPYANDFVRIDLNEGWEFSKRTYQGRTLGHVYLSNSQSLSALTQNSNTSASRPSTPTPPQQPQEKQPAPQPAPQPSQPSQEQPVRDELAFSSSQQERISQIRQSYLAENARLEAQLNQARQELQEMMIGDASARQVRRQRNQVEGLRQRMSDNRFSSMMAVRDVMSVEQRTAFAQSMDLDNADMNAVLTALTR
- a CDS encoding NfeD family protein, which codes for MFRLRQRLSASTPELPQLPYDPMLGQLGEATVSKRIAYHSPGRVYYRATWWKAQCQHRDLILEPGTRVQVVARDITILIVEPCWN
- a CDS encoding WYL domain-containing protein, translating into MSTSLPCHFLVGIPASGKSHFAEGFVKRDPNYVVVSTDAVREKLYGDAAIQGNWLEIEAEVLAQMQGAIAQERPIIYDATNVRRAWRLDFLQSLQALSEPPLTWIAWVMEVPVEVCKQRNRDRPRVVPNYVIDRMADSLAQTPVTTAEGFLDVRSLPRTAQGDIDFSEVFRQIDRLSLRLVRRRNRNAQVVWHPYGSLVAFERLMFLIAYLLKQGASSHYPSLKEIVRNLGRERGRVYADEGALAADLYWLRSQKFFAPHADRPLEIETAEPREPQDLIRCHRYSDRQCFLRLLETIRAILQHPFENQPDLTVQESLVTVINRHQTLTDGVTLRKDIELALYPYGILDRQQNYRSGYYLGTSIFSLEDLTWLHQQLQGQAELISRPEDREQYYRILQQIERLHPDALQSDYPIWRFGNPSIIQVDGLVNISLARRRGRIEQAIRDRELLSLQKLAGAGEFPGDPVALEAYPLQLIFHQIAWYVGWESKADGLLSFERLDRWYLRVERTQLYRDRSSHKKALKRLQQLHEASVGVFLGRNVEEQHQYLSRGPKQRAATVLVELWCNDASFRFIREGTQRFPLKQMRMSDPDGQGDRRRLTRLFSAKGTDNPEYPHRFQVHLPCWSIDDIELRRWILGFGGQVRVISPPRLQQMIQEMAKAIVVTYESDEP